TACATACGTTCTAATAAGCGGCAAAAAAGGAGCGCCACTGCGTCAGAAACCACTGAACCCAATTATAGTTACACTACCAACGAACTTCGATTTGATTTACAAGTGAGTATAATGTAGATTCGATTACTTGCAATTCGTAGGTGATCGCGTACCTTGGAATACACCAGAGTTCTTGAAAAGAATCACATCTGCATTAACCTATGTGGTCGAATCTAGTAACAGACATGGAGACCTACCTTGGAATTAAATCCAGAAGAACCACTAAGTGATCATTGTTACTGTGTCTTCTCCAGGAAACTAGCGTACATTTCACGATCTACAAAAGGAGTGGTTTTGGTGCTGTGCAATCTGAAGGTCGCTCGGCTTATAATGGCCGAAGCGCAGCGTATGAAGATGCTAAACGGTCACTTTGTGTGGCTGTGGATGGATACGACTTCGGCAACCGAGTTCTACGATTCCGGTCAACCTTCGTACGATGTAAAGCAACCGCTAGATGTAGGTCTCGGAGGACGTAGCGAGCTGGAGACCGACTTTTACGACACGTTCGATATGCGACATCAGTCACACCTGGCCGATCTGGTCGAGCGAAGGATGGAATTTGAGGACTTTGATCCACGGTTGCGCAAAAACCGAACACGCACGTATCTCGACAGCCACGCGGCACGGTTTGGCAGTGCGGCACTGGTCAATCCCAAACCGGATGTTACGGCCGATACGTTGCCGGGTAGTTCGAAACATAGCAAAACACGTCGACCGTCGGAGAAGTCAAAGAATGGTCGGGCTAAAGTGGGAACCTCCAATAACAACACCGTGGTTAATGTGGCCCGCCGAACGGAGCGATTCGAGGAGCTCACGGAGGAATCGGATGAGTTTGAAGACTTTGAGGATGAACGAACGTTGCCACTGAGCGTTGCCACGGACGATGAGCAGTACCAAATCGGTCCAGATAGTGAGTCGGAGATGAAACTCAAGCGTAGCAGCGAGTACCTGAAGTTACACAACTCTTCCGGACACGTGCTGTTCCATCACAACCAAGACTTCCCGGTAGGGTTGCTCGCACTCCGGCCGATCAAGATGAAAATTGATCGTCACTTTATTCGTGCGGCCGTGCGTTTGTTTGCGGCGACATGGGCAAAGGTCGAGCGGGATGATGCACCGGTCGTGGGCAAAGGAAGACCAACGGGACGGGATGGTCCGGTACCGATCGGTACCGGTCGTGGTAATACGCAGGACCAATCGAAAGTACCACGGGGTCAACAGCGACCGGTGCAGCTGCAGCAGAAACGATCCGTTGCTGCACATCCGCCGTTGACCACTGTCGAGCGGGGAGATACGATTTTAACATTACCAGTTAACAGTGCAAATACACAACAAAGTGTTCAGCAGTCCAGTTTATTGGGCCAACGgacggtggtgatggtggacgGTGGCCATGGCGGGTCGCCGACACAAACGACACAGCCAGTGCACGAAACGAACGATATTATTTCGCCTATAAGCAATAGTAGTGCAAATTTACGTGATGTCAGTAGTACAAATAGTTCTAGAGTTAAACGTCAAAGCACCTGGTGGTCAGCGACCACGAATCATAAGTATAACCCAGAGCGGGGCGGCAGTGGCGGAAGCGGTAGTCGAAGTCGTGGTGGAGCTACGCGGTACAAGGGTGGCTGCATGGGTACAATTAATCGTGCCGAACAGGCCAAGGCGTACAATTTTGCAAAGTAAGCACACAGAGTCGTGATACTAAATCGATACACTAAGCTACTAATGATATGCTTCTCTACCTTATTGACAGGAATTTGCAACTGAATGCCCGGCAAGCGCTATCAGGATTCCCAATAGCAAGTGGGTTCATAGAAAAGTCGCTCGTTAGTCATTTTGAAATGCTGAACCTCGTACCAACAACGAgacaatcatcatcaacaccaaAGGGAGATTACCATACGGACACACGGGGAGAAGCAGCAAGATATGTCAATCCATCGGTGAATGGTACTGTTCCAGGTAGTGGCATGGCCAGCAATTCAGCTGGATCCACAACCACTACCAAGTGGCGTCGTGTGGGACTTATTACGGGTCGCTCGGTACATCTGGACACGATCATATGGCCCGGTGGAGATGTAACCGTATCAGGTATATGGAATATAGTTTCTATTCAAACGTAACTATCTTTCcaattgtttaaaatgtcCTTTTAATCCTATTACAGGGCTGGCTGGCAAGGCAAAAACTATGTTCAGAGTGGTGGTTTCGGTAGCACCACCGTTTGTAATGGAATCTCCGGTCAACGAAGAGGGCCAATGTTTGCGGGGTCTTATCTGCTACCAAATATACACCACTGGACGACACAATCTGACGCTAATGTTTAACGAAATTGAGCGACGCAATCGTTTGAAGGAAATCAATCAATCTCCGAACCACTACCAAGAGGACCAGCGTCAACCGTATCCGCTGTATCGGTAAGTAGGTTGCAAACTGCACTCGAGAGAGTTACTCTCTTTCACTGATCTTCGTTCTTTGTAGAACACGCTGCTGTTATGGCCTATCGATGGATTTGCTTCAGAAACTGGCGTCGGAAATTAACTTCGATTTTCATCTGTACATCGTGCACGATGGACTGTTCGGGCGGCGAATACCTCCACCGCCACCGGAACAGTCGGGAGCATCATCAAGCGTTAGGAAACCGACCGTACCGAGCTATGTGGAATCTAAATCAAAGTTTGACGGTATGTCTGTTCATGCGATCAAGCTGTTGCTTGACTACTAAAAGACGAGATCTCCCATCTTTCTACCAACCATTCTAGCACAATCGGGAAGAAGCTTAAAACGTGGATCTAAGTTGAAGCTGTCGCAGGCTGGTATGAATATCACCAGAGAAGAAATGTCACCATACCCCTTCGAATATTcgacacctccaccaccaccggtgcACCCGAGGCAACAATGGAACGGTGTTATCGGAGATCTGATATCCGGTACGGCTGATCTTTCCTTTGCACCGCTCAGCGTCTCTAAGTAAGCTAAATACTGATTACATCTGGCATCTTCAAAGCCCCATTAACGTACGTTTCGCGTCTCTAGGGCTCGTTCGGAGGTGATCGATTTTACGATACCATACTTTCATGGTGGTGTATCCTTGCTGGCCGCACCGGAAGCGGCTACCGATATACCGTTACTAGCGTTTCTACTGCCCTTTTCGCCAGAGCTCTGGATAGCCATCTTTACCTCGCTTAACGTTACCGCTGTTGCAGTAGCGATCTACGAGTGGTTGAGTCCATTCGGCCTGAATCCCTGGGGACGGCAGCGGAGCAAAAACTTTAGCATGTCGTCGGGTAAGTAGATGATCTTTGGTTTGATCATACAACATCCAACAAAGATCAAAGAGACTGACCGTTTCTATGTTCCGTTTCTATCAAACAGCACTTTGGGTAATGTGGGGTTTGCTTTGTGGACATCTGGTCGCATTCAAGGCACCCAAATCGTGGCCCAACAAATTCCTCATCAACGTGTGGGGTGGCTTCAGTGTCATATTTATTGCGTCCTACACTGCCAACATTGCGGCGCTGATAGCGGGTTTGCTATTTCATAACGAAGCAAAATACTACGAAATGTCGGTAAGTGGCAATGTCCATCAACAATTTACTTAGTGCAATAGTTGAACAAATCTAATGTTAATACTCTCCCTGCTCAGATGTTGACGCAACGTGTGGGATCACCGATCGCTACAGCAGCCGAATCGTATGTCCAGCAGAACGATAAGCGACTCTGGGAGCACATGAAAAAGTATCAACTGCAAAGTATCGACGAAGGCATCGAAAGGCTAAAGTAAGGTGGAAGTAGAGAAGCGTTAAGCTGCTGATCGTTAGAATGATTTTAATTGCCAATTGTTCCTTCCCAGAAACCGCACCATCGATCTGCTCATGTGTGATACACCCATACTGGATTACTATCGCGGTACGGACCAGAGTTGCTCCCTGCAGCGAATAGGTGATAATTATATTGAAGATTCTTATGCAATAGGGATGTCCAAAGGGTAagcttgtgtgtgtggacgCAGAAATCCTTTCTCAGTTTTGCACTAAACATTTTCCTGGTCTGTAGGTTCCCGCTGAAGAAAACAATGTCGGCATTAATCTCGAAGTATTCCAACGACGGCTATCTGGACATACTGACAGCAAAGTGGTACGGTGATCTACCCTGTTTTAGGCTGGATCGCGAGATGGCGCAACCGAAACCGCTTGGTGTAACGGCGGTAGCCGGTGTCTTTCTGCTCTTGGGTGTTGGCATGGTGCTCGGTGTACTCATACTAATCATCGAGCACGTGTTCTACAAATATACCCTTCCAATACTACGCCACCAGCCAAAGGACACGATCTGGAAGAGCCGCAACATCATGTTCTTCAGCCAGAAGTTGTACCGCTTCATCAACTGTGTCGAACTGGTGTCACCGCATCATGCCGCCAAGGAGCTGGTGCACACGATCCGCCAAGGACAGATTACGAGCCTGTTCCAAAAGAGCGTCAAACGGGTAATGTATAGCAGGGAAAATGGCTTTTTGGTGCTTGAAAAAATTTGTTTGCTCTTGGTTTTTTGAAATGctttggaaaaaaggaaatccaaTTCGACCGTGTAGCTTTCCCGCAAAGGTCGTTTTCCCGCTAGTTGTGATCTTTCGTAACCCAatggtttgtttacttttcgcCTACTAACGCGCGCTTTCCTTTGGCCCAGAAGGAGGATGAACAGAGACGCCGGCGCAAGAGCAAGGCCCAGTTCTTCGAGATGATTCAGGAAATACGCAGGTAAGTgatccgtgtgtgtgtttggcacCTTCGGTTCTCAGTGTGTTTTacacgtgcgtgtgtgtacttTAAACCAACCTAGAAACATCAAACTCGACAGGGTGCAGTTGGATACGGACGTGGACGCATCGCTGTCGGCAACGTCGGAAAGTACCTCCCAGGCGCTACTACCAGAGGTACATCCGGCCGGTACGCGCCTGTCAGCATCGGCTTCCACCAGCAGACGTGCCAGCCCGGGCCGTTTATCACGTGCCGGGTTTGGTTTCGGGAAGTCCCGGGACGGAGGAAGCAAAAGTTCGTCATTCTCTTCGTCGCTCAACGTGCGCCGGTTTAGCACGGACAGCATCATCAGCGAACGACTcgggacgatcggacgacggCTTAGCCGTGATGCGGCCACAAGCTCACCGCCGGATTTGTCGCATCATTTCGAAACATTCGGTAAGGGTAGCTCGGCGGAACAAGGCTCCAAGTTTGACACATACTCGGGTAAGAACAATAGCAAGGAAAACATTTCCGTGTTCAAGTGTGACACGTTCAATGGTAAACTGACGCCTGGCGCCAGTGGACTAGACACGGTGGACACTGCCAGGGACCCGACGGCGGAGGGGCGCATTAAACCAGACGGCGAGGAGAAACCGATCCTACCGGTAAAGACCAAGAAACGTTCCCGCCGTTCGCCTCTAAATCTCGAACTGTACGAAACGGGCCGGCGGCGGCTTATTCCGATTAACGAACGGGTAGCGCAAGGACTGGCACCTCCATTTCTCGAGGCAGACACCGGTAGTGCGATGTTGCGCGATAAGCTGC
The DNA window shown above is from Anopheles funestus chromosome 3RL, idAnoFuneDA-416_04, whole genome shotgun sequence and carries:
- the LOC125772265 gene encoding uncharacterized protein LOC125772265 isoform X3, whose protein sequence is MENYHHGTITFELPWKRSTALVLWVFLMLLVVFAERTSSTTSGEDDDAATLVRGTGIHYAALSGPGLAAEMLKAHPAGAFSVDDGSQPVFPERPDAVYFAVAVNGGAKLWGRTLARTLIDMGPPFGNPQGPPLRPIYINLPDSGRFSSKLMTTACDSIDGMPLAGMVIVGDSPAAKSLAMAGNAMKVPVLWAKGGIATLHNSYDELSTKLQAILQPSSREIFEAIRATFLQVHWHSYHILCDVDTYVLISGKKGAPLRQKPLNPIIVTLPTNFDLIYKKLAYISRSTKGVVLVLCNLKVARLIMAEAQRMKMLNGHFVWLWMDTTSATEFYDSGQPSYDVKQPLDVGLGGRSELETDFYDTFDMRHQSHLADLVERRMEFEDFDPRLRKNRTRTYLDSHAARFGSAALVNPKPDVTADTLPGSSKHSKTRRPSEKSKNGRAKVGTSNNNTVVNVARRTERFEELTEESDEFEDFEDERTLPLSVATDDEQYQIGPDSESEMKLKRSSEYLKLHNSSGHVLFHHNQDFPVGLLALRPIKMKIDRHFIRAAVRLFAATWAKVERDDAPVVGKGRPTGRDGPVPIGTGRGNTQDQSKVPRGQQRPVQLQQKRSVAAHPPLTTVERGDTILTLPVNSANTQQSVQQSSLLGQRTVVMVDGGHGGSPTQTTQPVHETNDIISPISNSSANLRDVSSTNSSRVKRQSTWWSATTNHKYNPERGGSGGSGSRSRGGATRYKGGCMGTINRAEQAKAYNFAKNLQLNARQALSGFPIASGFIEKSLVSHFEMLNLVPTTRQSSSTPKGDYHTDTRGEAARYVNPSVNGTVPGSGMASNSAGSTTTTKWRRVGLITGRSVHLDTIIWPGGDVTVSGLAGKAKTMFRVVVSVAPPFVMESPVNEEGQCLRGLICYQIYTTGRHNLTLMFNEIERRNRLKEINQSPNHYQEDQRQPYPLYRTRCCYGLSMDLLQKLASEINFDFHLYIVHDGLFGRRIPPPPPEQSGASSSVRKPTVPSYVESKSKFDAQSGRSLKRGSKLKLSQAGMNITREEMSPYPFEYSTPPPPPVHPRQQWNGVIGDLISGTADLSFAPLSVSKARSEVIDFTIPYFHGGVSLLAAPEAATDIPLLAFLLPFSPELWIAIFTSLNVTAVAVAIYEWLSPFGLNPWGRQRSKNFSMSSALWVMWGLLCGHLVAFKAPKSWPNKFLINVWGGFSVIFIASYTANIAALIAGLLFHNEAKYYEMSMLTQRVGSPIATAAESYVQQNDKRLWEHMKKYQLQSIDEGIERLKNRTIDLLMCDTPILDYYRGTDQSCSLQRIGDNYIEDSYAIGMSKGFPLKKTMSALISKYSNDGYLDILTAKWYGDLPCFRLDREMAQPKPLGVTAVAGVFLLLGVGMVLGVLILIIEHVFYKYTLPILRHQPKDTIWKSRNIMFFSQKLYRFINCVELVSPHHAAKELVHTIRQGQITSLFQKSVKRKEDEQRRRRKSKAQFFEMIQEIRRVQLDTDVDASLSATSESTSQALLPEVHPAGTRLSASASTSRRASPGRLSRAGFGFGKSRDGGSKSSSFSSSLNVRRFSTDSIISERLGTIGRRLSRDAATSSPPDLSHHFETFGKGSSAEQGSKFDTYSGKNNSKENISVFKCDTFNGKLTPGASGLDTVDTARDPTAEGRIKPDGEEKPILPVKTKKRSRRSPLNLELYETGRRRLIPINERVAQGLAPPFLEADTGSAMLRDKLHEELRLKYGQTRWKSAQVEEVVVTVSGANESGGNHAGGKPRRPSRRT
- the LOC125772265 gene encoding uncharacterized protein LOC125772265 isoform X2; its protein translation is MENYHHGTITFELPWKRSTALVLWVFLMLLVVFAERTSSTTSGEDDDAATLVRGTGIHYAALSGPGLAAEMLKAHPAGAFSVDDGSQPVFPERPDAVYFAVAVNGGAKLWGRTLARTLIDMGPPFGNPQGPPLRPIYINLPDSGRFSSKLMTTACDSIDGMPLAGMVIVGDSPAAKSLAMAGNAMKVPVLWAKGGIATLHNSYDELSTKLQAILQPSSREIFEAIRATFLQVHWHSYHILCDVDTYVLISGKKGAPLRQKPLNPIIVTLPTNFDLIYKKLAYISRSTKGVVLVLCNLKVARLIMAEAQRMKMLNGHFVWLWMDTTSATEFYDSGQPSYDVKQPLDVGLGGRSELETDFYDTFDMRHQSHLADLVERRMEFEDFDPRLRKNRTRTYLDSHAARFGSAALVNPKPDVTADTLPGSSKHSKTRRPSEKSKNGRAKVGTSNNNTVVNVARRTERFEELTEESDEFEDFEDERTLPLSVATDDEQYQIGPDSESEMKLKRSSEYLKLHNSSGHVLFHHNQDFPVGLLALRPIKMKIDRHFIRAAVRLFAATWAKVERDDAPVVGKGRPTGRDGPVPIGTGRGNTQDQSKVPRGQQRPVQLQQKRSVAAHPPLTTVERGDTILTLPVNSANTQQSVQQSSLLGQRTVVMVDGGHGGSPTQTTQPVHETNDIISPISNSSANLRDVSSTNSSRVKRQSTWWSATTNHKYNPERGGSGGSGSRSRGGATRYKGGCMGTINRAEQAKAYNFAKNLQLNARQALSGFPIASGFIEKSLVSHFEMLNLVPTTRQSSSTPKGDYHTDTRGEAARYVNPSVNGTVPGSGMASNSAGSTTTTKWRRVGLITGRSVHLDTIIWPGGDVTVSGLAGKAKTMFRVVVSVAPPFVMESPVNEEGQCLRGLICYQIYTTGRHNLTLMFNEIERRNRLKEINQSPNHYQEDQRQPYPLYRTRCCYGLSMDLLQKLASEINFDFHLYIVHDGLFGRRIPPPPPEQSGASSSVRKPTVPSYVESKSKFDAQSGRSLKRGSKLKLSQAGMNITREEMSPYPFEYSTPPPPPVHPRQQWNGVIGDLISGTADLSFAPLSVSKARSEVIDFTIPYFHGGVSLLAAPEAATDIPLLAFLLPFSPELWIAIFTSLNVTAVAVAIYEWLSPFGLNPWGRQRSKNFSMSSALWVMWGLLCGHLVAFKAPKSWPNKFLINVWGGFSVIFIASYTANIAALIAGLLFHNEAKYYEMSMLTQRVGSPIATAAESYVQQNDKRLWEHMKKYQLQSIDEGIERLKNRTIDLLMCDTPILDYYRGTDQSCSLQRIGDNYIEDSYAIGMSKGFPLKKTMSALISKYSNDGYLDILTAKWYGDLPCFRLDREMAQPKPLGVTAVAGVFLLLGVGMVLGVLILIIEHVFYKYTLPILRHQPKDTIWKSRNIMFFSQKLYRFINCVELVSPHHAAKELVHTIRQGQITSLFQKSVKREDEQRRRRKSKAQFFEMIQEIRRNIKLDRVQLDTDVDASLSATSESTSQALLPEVHPAGTRLSASASTSRRASPGRLSRAGFGFGKSRDGGSKSSSFSSSLNVRRFSTDSIISERLGTIGRRLSRDAATSSPPDLSHHFETFGKGSSAEQGSKFDTYSGKNNSKENISVFKCDTFNGKLTPGASGLDTVDTARDPTAEGRIKPDGEEKPILPVKTKKRSRRSPLNLELYETGRRRLIPINERVAQGLAPPFLEADTGSAMLRDKLHEELRLKYGQTRWKSAQVEEVVVTVSGANESGGNHAGGKPRRPSRRT
- the LOC125772265 gene encoding uncharacterized protein LOC125772265 isoform X4 is translated as MENYHHGTITFELPWKRSTALVLWVFLMLLVVFAERTSSTTSGEDDDAATLVRGTGIHYAALSGPGLAAEMLKAHPAGAFSVDDGSQPVFPERPDAVYFAVAVNGGAKLWGRTLARTLIDMGPPFGNPQGPPLRPIYINLPDSGRFSSKLMTTACDSIDGMPLAGMVIVGDSPAAKSLAMAGNAMKVPVLWAKGGIATLHNSYDELSTKLQAILQPSSREIFEAIRATFLQVHWHSYHILCDVDTYVLISGKKGAPLRQKPLNPIIVTLPTNFDLIYKKLAYISRSTKGVVLVLCNLKVARLIMAEAQRMKMLNGHFVWLWMDTTSATEFYDSGQPSYDVKQPLDVGLGGRSELETDFYDTFDMRHQSHLADLVERRMEFEDFDPRLRKNRTRTYLDSHAARFGSAALVNPKPDVTADTLPGSSKHSKTRRPSEKSKNGRAKVGTSNNNTVVNVARRTERFEELTEESDEFEDFEDERTLPLSVATDDEQYQIGPDSESEMKLKRSSEYLKLHNSSGHVLFHHNQDFPVGLLALRPIKMKIDRHFIRAAVRLFAATWAKVERDDAPVVGKGRPTGRDGPVPIGTGRGNTQDQSKVPRGQQRPVQLQQKRSVAAHPPLTTVERGDTILTLPVNSANTQQSVQQSSLLGQRTVVMVDGGHGGSPTQTTQPVHETNDIISPISNSSANLRDVSSTNSSRVKRQSTWWSATTNHKYNPERGGSGGSGSRSRGGATRYKGGCMGTINRAEQAKAYNFAKNLQLNARQALSGFPIASGFIEKSLVSHFEMLNLVPTTRQSSSTPKGDYHTDTRGEAARYVNPSVNGTVPGSGMASNSAGSTTTTKWRRVGLITGRSVHLDTIIWPGGDVTVSGLAGKAKTMFRVVVSVAPPFVMESPVNEEGQCLRGLICYQIYTTGRHNLTLMFNEIERRNRLKEINQSPNHYQEDQRQPYPLYRTRCCYGLSMDLLQKLASEINFDFHLYIVHDGLFGRRIPPPPPEQSGASSSVRKPTVPSYVESKSKFDAQSGRSLKRGSKLKLSQAGMNITREEMSPYPFEYSTPPPPPVHPRQQWNGVIGDLISGTADLSFAPLSVSKARSEVIDFTIPYFHGGVSLLAAPEAATDIPLLAFLLPFSPELWIAIFTSLNVTAVAVAIYEWLSPFGLNPWGRQRSKNFSMSSALWVMWGLLCGHLVAFKAPKSWPNKFLINVWGGFSVIFIASYTANIAALIAGLLFHNEAKYYEMSMLTQRVGSPIATAAESYVQQNDKRLWEHMKKYQLQSIDEGIERLKNRTIDLLMCDTPILDYYRGTDQSCSLQRIGDNYIEDSYAIGMSKGFPLKKTMSALISKYSNDGYLDILTAKWYGDLPCFRLDREMAQPKPLGVTAVAGVFLLLGVGMVLGVLILIIEHVFYKYTLPILRHQPKDTIWKSRNIMFFSQKLYRFINCVELVSPHHAAKELVHTIRQGQITSLFQKSVKREDEQRRRRKSKAQFFEMIQEIRRVQLDTDVDASLSATSESTSQALLPEVHPAGTRLSASASTSRRASPGRLSRAGFGFGKSRDGGSKSSSFSSSLNVRRFSTDSIISERLGTIGRRLSRDAATSSPPDLSHHFETFGKGSSAEQGSKFDTYSGKNNSKENISVFKCDTFNGKLTPGASGLDTVDTARDPTAEGRIKPDGEEKPILPVKTKKRSRRSPLNLELYETGRRRLIPINERVAQGLAPPFLEADTGSAMLRDKLHEELRLKYGQTRWKSAQVEEVVVTVSGANESGGNHAGGKPRRPSRRT
- the LOC125772265 gene encoding uncharacterized protein LOC125772265 isoform X1 is translated as MENYHHGTITFELPWKRSTALVLWVFLMLLVVFAERTSSTTSGEDDDAATLVRGTGIHYAALSGPGLAAEMLKAHPAGAFSVDDGSQPVFPERPDAVYFAVAVNGGAKLWGRTLARTLIDMGPPFGNPQGPPLRPIYINLPDSGRFSSKLMTTACDSIDGMPLAGMVIVGDSPAAKSLAMAGNAMKVPVLWAKGGIATLHNSYDELSTKLQAILQPSSREIFEAIRATFLQVHWHSYHILCDVDTYVLISGKKGAPLRQKPLNPIIVTLPTNFDLIYKKLAYISRSTKGVVLVLCNLKVARLIMAEAQRMKMLNGHFVWLWMDTTSATEFYDSGQPSYDVKQPLDVGLGGRSELETDFYDTFDMRHQSHLADLVERRMEFEDFDPRLRKNRTRTYLDSHAARFGSAALVNPKPDVTADTLPGSSKHSKTRRPSEKSKNGRAKVGTSNNNTVVNVARRTERFEELTEESDEFEDFEDERTLPLSVATDDEQYQIGPDSESEMKLKRSSEYLKLHNSSGHVLFHHNQDFPVGLLALRPIKMKIDRHFIRAAVRLFAATWAKVERDDAPVVGKGRPTGRDGPVPIGTGRGNTQDQSKVPRGQQRPVQLQQKRSVAAHPPLTTVERGDTILTLPVNSANTQQSVQQSSLLGQRTVVMVDGGHGGSPTQTTQPVHETNDIISPISNSSANLRDVSSTNSSRVKRQSTWWSATTNHKYNPERGGSGGSGSRSRGGATRYKGGCMGTINRAEQAKAYNFAKNLQLNARQALSGFPIASGFIEKSLVSHFEMLNLVPTTRQSSSTPKGDYHTDTRGEAARYVNPSVNGTVPGSGMASNSAGSTTTTKWRRVGLITGRSVHLDTIIWPGGDVTVSGLAGKAKTMFRVVVSVAPPFVMESPVNEEGQCLRGLICYQIYTTGRHNLTLMFNEIERRNRLKEINQSPNHYQEDQRQPYPLYRTRCCYGLSMDLLQKLASEINFDFHLYIVHDGLFGRRIPPPPPEQSGASSSVRKPTVPSYVESKSKFDAQSGRSLKRGSKLKLSQAGMNITREEMSPYPFEYSTPPPPPVHPRQQWNGVIGDLISGTADLSFAPLSVSKARSEVIDFTIPYFHGGVSLLAAPEAATDIPLLAFLLPFSPELWIAIFTSLNVTAVAVAIYEWLSPFGLNPWGRQRSKNFSMSSALWVMWGLLCGHLVAFKAPKSWPNKFLINVWGGFSVIFIASYTANIAALIAGLLFHNEAKYYEMSMLTQRVGSPIATAAESYVQQNDKRLWEHMKKYQLQSIDEGIERLKNRTIDLLMCDTPILDYYRGTDQSCSLQRIGDNYIEDSYAIGMSKGFPLKKTMSALISKYSNDGYLDILTAKWYGDLPCFRLDREMAQPKPLGVTAVAGVFLLLGVGMVLGVLILIIEHVFYKYTLPILRHQPKDTIWKSRNIMFFSQKLYRFINCVELVSPHHAAKELVHTIRQGQITSLFQKSVKRKEDEQRRRRKSKAQFFEMIQEIRRNIKLDRVQLDTDVDASLSATSESTSQALLPEVHPAGTRLSASASTSRRASPGRLSRAGFGFGKSRDGGSKSSSFSSSLNVRRFSTDSIISERLGTIGRRLSRDAATSSPPDLSHHFETFGKGSSAEQGSKFDTYSGKNNSKENISVFKCDTFNGKLTPGASGLDTVDTARDPTAEGRIKPDGEEKPILPVKTKKRSRRSPLNLELYETGRRRLIPINERVAQGLAPPFLEADTGSAMLRDKLHEELRLKYGQTRWKSAQVEEVVVTVSGANESGGNHAGGKPRRPSRRT